A genomic segment from Leptolyngbya boryana PCC 6306 encodes:
- a CDS encoding non-ribosomal peptide synthetase: MRSTDLLNQRLAQLSPEKRALLEAQLLKKQQKPASPQIPKRSQQSPCALSFAQQRLWFLAQLQPESAIYNIPIALHFPSELDLSALQQALNTIVERHEVLRTTFDLIADEPVQVIHPPRPVNLVIIDLEQKSELQRSLTRAAQQSFDLRQDLMLKVTLFRLPDGEQALLLLLHHIASDGWSGNILLREIDAYYTAFTAGNPISLPRLPIQYADFAQWQRQWLSGDVLTQQLDYWKQRLAGELPVLELSNCFTKATPSCSTVQTDAGERYSLTLSKTLTQAIQQFAQQEKVTLFMMLLTAFKTLLYRYTQQEDMLIGSAIANRKWVDVEGLIGFFVNTLVLRTDLSGQPTFRSLLSRVRDVVLSAYEHQDLPFEKLVEELQPERRLNQNPLVQVMFVLQNASDSSLSIANSTPILIDTATAKFDLVLSCTENTQGLKVSWLYRTEVFERSTIEQISQHFEILLNGIIEAPDQSIATLPILTLSEKQQFLDWNQTHTDYPRTTCIHQQFEAQVEQTPDAIALVMDEQRYSYRELNQQANQLAHYLRTLDVQPNQAIAVHLERSPKLIIALLAILKAGGAYLPLDPTYPVDRLSYMLEDTQARILLHESKSIFPAAFSNCQVINLDALQLENIPENLAPVNTAQDLAYILYTSGSTGNPKGVMVPHRAVMRLVLNTNYVDLQASDVIAQVSNCSFDAATFEIWGALLNGTTLAIVPKAVLLSPNEFAAALQTHSIRVLFLTTALFHQLAQHVPTAFQTLRYLLVGGEVTDPQWVNQVFECGAPEQFLHVYGPTENTTFSSWYRVEQVSSTLPIGRPIANTQIFLLDRHLQPVPVGIPGEICLAGDGLALGYLHRPDASQFVSTQIDGVPAQLYRTGDRARYLPNGNLDFLGRFDHQIKLRGFRIELGEIETALRQHPDVQDAIVVIEHTDTQDKSLQAYLTSTQVIAPKALRQFLQQTLPDYMLPQAFHVLEAFPLTPNGKVDRAKLHHFKSSENLSDSANPNLVTSPLETQLLQIWQSVSGMQSLSTDDNFFEIGGHSLLAVRLQSAIEQLIGRKLPLFAVFQAPTVKQMAQRLEQEQIKLDAAQTQLRSLFWYSQHPTEAAALTQHLGADQPLIYLDTGLLEVLEPAEHIRDRAKLCLAELKRLQPQGPYLLGGFCMGGLVAFETALQLQAQGEEVAFLALAESWLASQMQRQRPKPLPELPVIRTLYFHSQKLIGLKPSDRLDYVVNEIKRVPSLIDRLLASIKRVFKPESPAQQAQREWMFRGGEAVHSYIPSCAYPGRIYFYFSQITDESKSLIEQSGWEKFVSDQIEVEVFAGDHHSIMREPDVQRLAEAIKATIDSLELT; the protein is encoded by the coding sequence ATGCGGTCAACTGATTTACTCAACCAGCGATTGGCGCAACTCTCGCCCGAAAAACGTGCCTTACTTGAAGCACAGCTTCTCAAAAAACAGCAAAAACCTGCGAGTCCTCAAATTCCAAAGCGATCGCAGCAATCCCCCTGTGCGCTTTCTTTTGCTCAACAACGGCTCTGGTTTCTCGCGCAACTGCAACCGGAGAGTGCGATTTACAATATTCCGATCGCACTTCACTTTCCATCTGAACTAGATCTTTCTGCCCTACAGCAAGCGCTCAATACGATCGTGGAGCGTCATGAAGTCCTCCGTACCACATTTGATCTGATTGCAGATGAACCTGTTCAGGTGATTCATCCGCCGCGTCCTGTAAATCTCGTCATCATTGATTTGGAGCAGAAAAGTGAACTTCAGCGATCGTTGACTCGAGCGGCTCAGCAATCATTTGATCTGCGTCAGGATTTGATGCTCAAAGTTACGCTATTTCGTCTTCCCGATGGTGAACAAGCTTTACTCTTATTGCTCCATCACATTGCTTCAGATGGTTGGTCAGGGAACATTCTCCTGCGCGAAATCGATGCCTACTATACTGCGTTTACAGCGGGTAATCCGATCTCACTCCCTAGACTGCCGATCCAATATGCTGATTTTGCTCAATGGCAAAGACAATGGCTCAGCGGCGACGTTTTAACCCAACAGCTTGATTACTGGAAGCAACGCTTAGCCGGAGAATTGCCCGTTCTAGAACTTTCCAACTGTTTTACAAAGGCAACCCCAAGTTGTTCAACAGTTCAAACTGATGCAGGTGAAAGATATTCTCTAACTCTCTCCAAAACACTCACTCAAGCCATTCAGCAATTCGCGCAGCAAGAAAAAGTAACTCTATTTATGATGTTACTAACTGCTTTCAAAACATTGCTATACCGCTATACTCAGCAAGAAGATATGCTGATTGGCTCTGCGATCGCGAATCGGAAATGGGTTGATGTTGAAGGCTTAATTGGTTTTTTCGTCAATACACTTGTCCTTCGGACAGATTTGAGCGGTCAACCCACATTTCGATCGCTCTTGAGTCGAGTGCGTGATGTTGTTCTCTCTGCTTACGAACATCAAGATTTGCCCTTTGAGAAGCTCGTTGAAGAACTGCAACCAGAACGCCGCTTGAATCAGAATCCTTTAGTTCAAGTCATGTTTGTGCTGCAAAATGCATCTGATTCGTCTCTGAGCATTGCCAATTCAACTCCGATTTTGATCGACACGGCAACGGCTAAATTCGATCTGGTGCTGTCTTGTACCGAAAACACTCAAGGATTAAAAGTTTCATGGCTCTATCGCACAGAGGTTTTTGAACGCAGCACGATCGAACAAATAAGCCAGCACTTTGAAATTCTTCTCAATGGAATCATCGAAGCACCGGATCAGTCGATCGCAACACTCCCAATTCTTACACTTTCTGAAAAACAGCAGTTCCTAGACTGGAATCAAACCCATACAGACTATCCTCGAACGACTTGCATTCATCAACAGTTTGAAGCTCAAGTCGAACAAACTCCTGACGCGATCGCACTCGTCATGGACGAGCAGCGCTACAGCTATCGCGAACTTAATCAGCAAGCGAATCAACTTGCACACTATTTGAGAACTTTAGACGTTCAACCTAATCAAGCGATCGCAGTTCACTTAGAGCGATCGCCCAAGCTGATCATTGCGCTGCTGGCAATTCTCAAAGCAGGAGGGGCTTATCTCCCACTCGATCCCACTTATCCAGTCGATCGCCTGAGCTACATGCTCGAAGATACCCAAGCTCGCATTCTTCTGCATGAGAGTAAATCAATCTTTCCGGCAGCATTCTCGAACTGCCAAGTGATCAATCTTGATGCGCTCCAGCTAGAGAACATTCCGGAGAATCTCGCTCCTGTCAATACTGCACAGGATTTGGCTTACATCCTTTACACCTCTGGTTCTACTGGCAATCCCAAAGGTGTGATGGTTCCACATCGTGCAGTCATGCGATTAGTCCTGAATACGAATTATGTCGATTTACAAGCTTCAGATGTGATCGCTCAGGTTTCAAATTGTTCGTTTGATGCCGCTACGTTTGAAATCTGGGGTGCTTTACTCAATGGCACAACCCTCGCGATCGTACCCAAAGCTGTTCTTCTCTCGCCTAACGAATTTGCAGCAGCATTGCAGACTCACTCGATTCGAGTGTTGTTTCTCACCACTGCATTGTTTCATCAACTCGCTCAGCATGTTCCTACTGCATTCCAAACTCTGCGATATCTACTTGTAGGTGGAGAAGTAACTGATCCACAGTGGGTCAATCAAGTGTTCGAGTGCGGCGCACCTGAGCAATTTTTACATGTGTATGGACCGACGGAAAACACGACTTTTTCTTCCTGGTATCGCGTTGAGCAAGTTTCCTCAACGCTGCCAATTGGTCGCCCGATCGCAAATACGCAAATCTTTTTACTCGATCGCCATCTTCAACCCGTTCCAGTTGGGATTCCCGGTGAAATTTGTCTCGCGGGAGATGGATTAGCATTGGGCTATCTCCATCGTCCCGATGCTTCACAGTTTGTTTCGACTCAAATTGATGGAGTTCCAGCCCAACTGTATCGAACGGGCGATCGAGCGCGCTATCTGCCGAATGGCAATCTAGACTTTTTAGGACGATTCGACCATCAAATTAAGCTGCGGGGATTTCGGATCGAGTTGGGGGAAATTGAGACAGCACTCAGACAGCATCCTGATGTGCAAGATGCGATCGTTGTCATCGAGCACACTGACACTCAAGACAAATCCTTGCAGGCTTATCTCACATCTACGCAAGTGATTGCTCCGAAAGCATTACGGCAGTTTCTTCAACAAACTCTGCCCGATTATATGCTGCCACAGGCATTCCATGTTCTAGAAGCTTTCCCACTCACCCCCAATGGTAAAGTCGATCGCGCGAAACTCCACCATTTCAAGTCATCTGAAAACCTTTCTGATAGTGCAAATCCGAATTTAGTCACCAGTCCTTTAGAAACACAACTGCTCCAGATTTGGCAGAGCGTTTCAGGAATGCAGTCACTTAGCACAGATGATAATTTCTTTGAGATTGGCGGTCACTCGCTCTTAGCTGTGCGGCTTCAAAGCGCGATCGAACAACTGATCGGCAGAAAACTCCCCTTATTTGCCGTATTTCAAGCGCCAACAGTCAAGCAAATGGCGCAGCGATTAGAGCAAGAGCAAATCAAGCTTGATGCTGCCCAAACTCAACTGCGATCGCTATTTTGGTATTCTCAGCATCCGACTGAAGCCGCTGCACTCACTCAGCATCTTGGAGCAGATCAACCTTTGATTTATCTAGATACTGGACTATTGGAGGTTCTAGAACCTGCCGAACACATTCGCGATCGAGCAAAGCTTTGTCTTGCGGAACTCAAAAGACTTCAGCCTCAAGGCCCCTATCTACTAGGGGGGTTTTGTATGGGCGGGTTGGTCGCGTTTGAAACAGCCCTCCAACTTCAAGCTCAAGGCGAGGAAGTTGCATTCCTCGCGTTAGCAGAAAGCTGGTTAGCTTCACAGATGCAACGCCAGAGACCCAAACCTCTCCCAGAACTGCCTGTGATTCGGACGCTGTACTTCCATTCTCAGAAATTAATCGGGTTGAAGCCGTCTGATCGGCTCGACTATGTTGTGAACGAGATTAAGCGAGTTCCTTCTCTCATCGATCGCCTGCTTGCCTCAATCAAGCGGGTGTTCAAGCCAGAGTCGCCAGCACAGCAGGCACAACGAGAATGGATGTTTCGAGGAGGGGAGGCTGTTCACAGTTATATTCCATCCTGCGCTTATCCGGGTCGGATCTATTTCTACTTCAGTCAGATCACAGATGAATCTAAGTCACTGATTGAACAATCTGGGTGGGAAAAGTTTGTCTCTGATCAGATTGAAGTTGAGGTGTTTGCCGGAGATCATCATAGTATTATGCGAGAACCTGATGTGCAAAGGCTGGCAGAAGCGATTAAAGCGACGATCGATTCACTCGAGCTTACTTAG